CGGTCTCGCGGTCGGGCGAGAGGTGCACGTCGTGCCGGTTCATGGCGCGCAGCCCCTCGGCGCGGATCGCGCCCAGATAGGCCGCCACGGTGCCGTGGTAGAGGTACGGGGGCGGGGTCGCCGGGGGCAGTCCCAGGTCGACCTCGACGGTGTGCCCCTGGTTGGCGCGGATCCGGTCGCCCTCGACCGCGAAGCGTCGCTTGTCGTTGGCCTCGACCACATGGTCGAGCTCGGCCCTGGTGAAGGGGAAACCGTGGGCGGCGGCCGCCTCCATGAGGGTGTCGATCCGGACCCAGCCCCCCTCGTCGAGCGTGAGCCCGATCCGCTCCGGCTGGTGTCGCAGGTGCTTCGAGAGGTATTTCGACACTCTCACGGTACGTCGTTCGTTCATCTCGCCAGCGTGCCTGGCGAGACCCGCGTCACGCACTTGATTTTGACGCGGATGTTTGATCCACAGCCAAGTGTAGTTATCCACAGGGGAATTGAAGATTCTGTGGACAACAGCCCGCCGGATTCAGGTCGATTGATCAATTTATCCGTTTTCGCGCATATTTGCTGTCAGTGTGTCCAAAGTGCGTGACTGCACCTCGCGTTCGGCGGCCGCCGTGACGAAGGCCGAGACCTGCTCCGGACCAACCAGTCTCTCCACGGCTCGTATCGTGGACGCCTGTATCAGCACGGAACGCGGCTCCTCCTCGCGTTCGGCCGGGGCGTCGAAGTCGAGGTGCCTGCGCAGCTGTCGGGTGGCGAACAGCCGCATCGCACGAGCGAGTTCGGCGTCCACCGTCTGCTGGGCGAGCGGCTTCAACCGTCGCACGAGTGCCGCCGTCTCGACCGCGTCGGCCTCGGTCGGCGGCTGGTGCTTCCCGATGGCGTGGGCGAACACGTGCTCGGTGGTGAACTCCAGGAAGCGGGTGGCGATGTGCTCGACCTGCCCCCTCAACTCCCTGAGATGATCCCCGATCGCGGACAGGGGGACGCCCGCGGCGTGCAACTCGGCTGCCACGGCGAGCTCTTGGGGGCTCGGAACGAGGAACAGGTTCTCCTCGTCCGGGACCGGCACCAGCACGCCCAGGTCGACCGCGTCCGCCACCGCCGTCTCGTCGGGGGCGCCACCGAACCGCTCGGCCAACTCGGCCCGCGAGATCCGTACGGCCTTCTCGTCGGTCCACGGCCCCTCGACCTCCGCGGCCAGGCCGAGGATCCCGCCGAGACCACGGCCCGTGTCCCAGGCATCCAGAAGCTCCTTGATGGAGGCGAGGGTGTAGCCGCGGTCGAGGAGGTCGGCGATCTGGCGCAGTCTGGTCAGATGCGCGTCGGAGTACACGTTCGCGCGTCCGCGCCGGTCGGGGCTGGGCAGCAGTCCGCGGTCCTGGTAGGCGCGGATCGTCCGGACCGTGGTGCCGCTGCGGTGCGCCAGGTCGTCGATGCGATACACGGCCCCCGCCGCCACGTCGTCCTGCTCGCTCCGCTCGTCCCGACGGCTCACAGCGGCGGCTCCAGGCGGGCGAGCGCGCGCAGAGCGCGGGGGGCGAACCGGGACATGAGGCGTCCGCCGCGGGCTTCCGGGGTGACGGGGACGACCGCCTGGTCACGGACGACCGCGCGCAGAACGGCTTCCGCGACCTTCTCCGGCGGGTAGTTCCGCAGTCCGTAGAGCTTCGCGGTCCTCCGCTGTCGGCGCTTCTCCTCTTCGGCGTCGACCCCCGCGAAGCGTGCGGTCGAGGTGATGCCGGTGTTGACGATGCCGGGACAGATCGCCGACACCCCGATCTTCCGCCCGGCCAGCTCCGCGCGCAGGCACTCGCTCAGCATCAGGACCGCCGCCTTGGAGGTGCTGTACGCGGGCAGCGACCTGGAGGGCAGATAGGCCGCGGCCGAGGCGATGTTGACGATGTGGCCGCCCTGGCCTCGCTCGGCCATCTGTCTGCCGAAGAGCCGACAGCCGTGGATCACGCCCCACAGGTTGACGTCGAGGACCTTGCGCCAGTCCTCGAAGGTGGTGTCCAGGAAGGCCCCGGACAGTCCGATCCCCGCGTTGTTCACCAGCACGTCGATCACGCCGTACTCGGTGGCGACCCTCTCGGCGAGCTTCTCCATGGCCTGCTCGTCCGAGACGTCGACCGTCTCCGCCCAGGCTTCGGGCGCGCCCGCCCGCCGGGACGACTCCGCGGTGCGGGCCGCTCCTTCGGCGTCCACGTCGACGGCGACGACGCGTGCTCCCGCCTCGGCGAACGCGAGGGCCGTGGCCCGGCCGATACCGCCGGCCGCTCCGGTGACCAGCACCAACTGCCCGCCGAATCGGTCCGTGTGCTTCCCGGCGGCCATCGGCGCCCGGTGCCCTTGCTCGGTCGCCGTGACGAACTCGGTGATCCACGCGGCCAGCTGATCCGGCCGCGTGCGCGGGATCCAGTGCTTGTCGGGCAGAGTGCGGCGGGTGAGTTGCGGCGCCCACGATTCCAGGTCGTCGTAGAGCCGCTCGGAGAGGAACTGGTCACCCAGGGGGGTGATGAGCTGGACGGGCGCATGGGCGTACGCGTCGTCCCGGGGGTCGGTCAGACGAGTTCGCAGGTTGTCCCGGTACAGCCATGCCCCGTGCGCGGCGTCGGTGGGCAACGACGCGCCGGGGTAGTCGCCCCGGGGCAGCCTCTCGGCCCTTCTGACCAGGCCGGGCCACCACTTGCCGAGGGGGCCGCGCCAGGCGATCTCGGGCAGCACAGGGGTGTGCAGCACGTAGACGTACCAGGATCTGGCGCCCTGGCCCAGCAGTTGGCCGATCCGGCGCGGGGTCGGGCGCCTCACCCGCCGCTTGATCCAGTGCCCCAGGTGGTCGAGGGAGGGGCCGGACATCGAGGTGAAGGACGCGATGCGCCCCTCGGTGCGCTCGACCGTCGCGAACTCCCAGCCCTGGACCGACCCCCAGTCGTGTCCCACCAGGTGCACGGGGCGGTTCGGGCTGACGGCGTCCACGACCGCCAGGAAGTCGTCCGTCAGCTTCTCCAGCGTGAATCCGCCGCGCAGCGGCTCGGGCGCCGTGGAACCGCCGTGGCCGCGCACGTCGTACAGCACCACGTGGAAGCGCTCCGCGAGCCGTACGGCGACCTCGGACCAGACCTCCTTGGAGTCGGGATAGCCGTGCACGAGCAGGACGGTCGGACGCTCCGTGTCGCCGAGTTCGGCGACGCTCAGCTCGATTCCGTCCGTGCGCACCCTGCGTACCCGCGCACCTTCGAGCGTGCCCGCGTCCGTCATGTCTCCCCCTTCGGCCGTCCATCGGTGGTCACTGCCCCGTCGACGTCGTCGATCACGGTCCGTGTTCATGATGTGACACCAATGAATGTGCCAGTGAGTGGTGGCTGCGTCAACGGGCGCGTTCGGGCTGTGGACAACCGGCGGGCGAAGAAGGCGGCGAATACGGGGGCACGAAACCGCGACCCCGTTCGTTCCCTCCCATGACGGCGGCCCGCGCACGGCTCGGCTCCGTCCGGGTGTTCGACCTCAGGGTGACCCCTAGGGGGACCGGCGGTGGACGCCCCCTAGGAGCCCGTACGACTCGAGGGTGAGACCGAGACAGCTCTGCGGGGTGACGACCGCGGCGGCCCGCGCCCCTAATGTCTAAATCGTGACTGTGATCGCGACCGAAAGCCTGAGCAAGCGGTTCCCGAGGGTGACCGCTCTTGACCGGCTCTCCGTGGACATCGGACCCGGTGTGACCGGACTCGTCGGTGCCAATGGCGCCGGCAAGTCCACACTGATCAAAATCCTGCTGGGTCTGTCCCCCGCGTCGGAGGGCCGTGCCGAGGTGCTCGGCCTCGACGTCGCCACCAAGGGCGGCGCCATCCGCGAGCGCGTGGGGTACATGCCGGAGCACGACTGCCTGCCGCCCGACGTCTCGGCCACCGAGTTCGTCGTGCACATGGCCCGCATGTCCGGACTCCCGCCGACCGCCGCGCGAGAGCGCACCGCGGACACCCTGCGCCATGTCGGTCTGTACGAGGAGCGGTACCGCCCCATAGGCGGCTACTCCACCGGCATGAAACAGCGGGTGAAACTCGCCCAGGCCCTGGTGCACGATCCGCAACTGGTCTTCCTGGACGAGCCGACCAACGGCCTGGACCCGGTCGGCCGGGACGAGATGCTCGGCCTCATCCGCCGCATCCACACCGACTTCGGCATCTCCGTCCTCGTCACCTCGCACCTGCTCGGCGAGCTGGAGCGCACCTGCGACCACGTGGTCGTGGTCGACGGCGGCAAGCTCCTGCGGTCCAGCTCCACCAGGGACTTCACCCAGAGCACGGCGACCCTCGCGATCGAGGTCACCGACAGCGACGAGCACCCGGACGGCACCGGCGCGCTGCGTCAGGCTCTCCACGCGCGCGGAGTCACCGTCTCCGACGGCAGCGGCCTCCCGGGTGCCGGGCACATCCTGCTGCTCACAGCCGAGGGCGAGGAGACCTACGACCTGATCCGCGACGTCGTCGCCGACCTGGGCCTCGGCCTGGTCCGTATGGAGCAGCGCAGGCACCAGATCGCCGAGGTCTTCCAGGACAACGACGAGCAGAGCGGCACCCGGAGCGCCCAGGACGCAGGAAAGGAGGCGGTCGGCCATGGCGGTTGAGCAGCACGGTGCACAGGCACCGTCCCTCGGTGGCGGACAGCCCGCCCGCACGGGCGAGCAGAGCCGTATCCACAACATCGGATACCGCTCCTACGACGGCCCCCGCCTCGGCCGCGCCTACGCCCGGCGCTCGCTGTACTCGCAGTCGCTGCGCGGCGCGTACGGACTGGGCCGCTCGGCCAAGTCCAAGGTGCTGCCCATGCTCCTCTTCGCGGTGATGTGCGTGCCGGCGGCCATCATGGTGGCGGTCGCGGTCGCCACCCAGGCCAACGACCTGCCCGTCAAGTACACCGACTACGCGGTCATCATGCAGGCCGTCATCGGCCTGTACGTCGCCTCCCAGGCGCCTCAGTCCGTCTCGCGCGACCTGCGCTTCAAGACCGTACCGCTGTACTTCTCGCGCCCGATCGAGACCGCCGACTACGTCCGCGCGAAGTTCGCGGCGCTGACCTCGGCGCTGTTCATCCTCACGGCGGTCCCCCTGCTCGTGCTCTACGTCGGCGCGCTGCTGGCCAAGCTCGACTTCACCGACCAGACCAAGGGATTGGCACAGGGACTGGTGTCCGTGGCGTTGCTGTCGCTCCTCTTCGCCGGTATCGGCCTGGTGATCTCGGCGGTCACCCCGCGTCGGGGCTTCGGCATCGCGGCCGTCATCGCCGTCCTGACCATCTCCTACGGCGCTGTGTCCGTCGTCCAGGCCATCGCCACCGAGCAGAACAGCTCGGACGCGGTGCCCTGGCTCGGGTTCTTCTCGCCCATCACGCTGATCGACGGTGTGCAGACCGCCTTCCTGGGCGCCACCTCGGCCTTCCCCGGCGGGCACGGGCCCTCCGGCGGGCAGGGCGCCCTCTACGTCCTCGTCGTCCTGGGTCTCATCGCAGGCTCCTACGGCCTGCTGATGCGCCGCTACCGAAAGGTCGGGCTGTGACCACGCTCAACATCGACCACGTCTCACGCTGGTTCGGCAACGTGGTGGCGGTCAACGACGTCACGATGACGATCGGCCCCGGTGTCACCGGCCTCCTCGGCCCGAACGGCGCCGGCAAGTCCACCCTCATCAACATGATGGGCGGCTTCCTCGCCCCCTCCACGGGCTCCGTCACCCTCGACGGCACGCCGGTGTGGCGCAACGAGCAGATCTACAAGCACATCGGCATCGTCCCCGAACGCGAGGCGATGTACGACTTCCTCACGGGCCGCGAATTCGTCGTCGCCAACGCCGAGTTGCACGGCCTCGGGGCGACGGCGGCCCAGCGGGCGCTGGCCACGGTGGAGATGGAGTACGCGCAGGACCGCAAGATCTCGACGTACTCCAAGGGCATGCGCCAGCGCGTGAAGATGGCGTCGGCGCTGGTCCACGAACCGTCACTGCTGCTGCTGGACGAGCCGTTCAACGGCATGGATCCGCGCCAGCGCATGCAGCTCATGGACCTGCTGCGGCGGATGGGCGACGAGGGGCGCACGGTGCTCTTCTCGTCCCACATCCTCGAAGAGGTCGAGCAGTTGGCGGCACACATCGAGGTGATCGTCGCCGGACGGCACGCGGCGAGCGGCGACTTCCGGCGCATCCGCCGACTGATGACGGATCGCCCGCACCGCTATCTGGTGCGCTCCAGCGACGACCGGGCCCTGGCCGCCGCGCTGATCGCCGATCCGTCGACCGCCGGGATCGAAGTGGATCCGACCGAGGGCGCGTTGCGTATCCAGGCCGTCGACTTCGGCCGGTTCACGACACTGCTGCCGAGGGTGGCCCGGGACCACGGCATCCGTCTGCTCACGGTCTCACCGTCGGACGAGTCCCTCGAGTCCGTCTTCTCGTATCTCGTCGCGGCGTAGGAGGCCGAACATGTACGACCCCACAGTCGCCCGGCTCACCTACCGGGCCCTGCTCGGCCGCCGCCGGGCCCTCATCCTCAGCGCGCTGCCCGCCCTGTTGATCGTGCTCTCCGTGGCCGTGCGCGCCCTGAGCGGTGCCGACGACCAGGTGGCCGCGGATCTCCTGGGCGGATTCGCGCTCGCCACGATGGTGCCGATCATCGGCGTCATCGCGGGAACAGGCGCGATCGGACCGGAGATCGACGACGGTTCCGTGGTGTATCTGCTGGCCAAGCCTGTGAAGCGGCCGACGATCATCGTCACCAAGCTGATCGTGGCGATCGCGGTGACCATGGCCTTCTCGGCCGTGCCGACGCTGATCGCGGGTCTGATCCTGAACGGCAACGGGCAGCAGATCGCGGTCGCGTACACGGTGGCGGCGCTGGTCGCCTCGATCGCGTACGCCGCGATGTTCCTGCTCCTCGGGACGGTCACCCGGCACGCGGTCGTCTTCGGGCTCGTGTACGCACTCGTCTGGGAGACCCTCTTCGGGTCCCTGGTGGACGGAGCGCGCACCCTCAGCGTCCAGCAGTGGGCCCTCGCCGTCGCCCAGAAGGTCACCGACGGCGGTCTGGTGACCTCCGACGTCGGACTGCCGACCGCGGTGGTCCTGTTGACGGTCGTCACCGCGGGCGCGACCTGGTACGCGGGGCAGAAACTGCGGACGCTGAAGCTCGCCGGCGAGGAGTGACGGAATCCTCCGGGGCGATCCGCCCCGGAGGCCCCTCCTTTGCTCTTGACGGAGGCTTCACGCACGTCCAGGCAGACTGGCAGGACGGAAACACGGGGCAATACGCGGCCAGGAAGGGCGGCCGGAGGGCGGGAGGGCACGGGGATGACAGCGGAGTCGGAGGGCTCGTCGGACGGCGGCGAGACGCGGGACGCGGGTGAGGACGTCTGGGACGACCTCGTGCTGGACGAGGACTTCATACGGTCCGCCGATACGGCCGAACCGTCGGCGCGGGCCAGGATGTTGGCGGCGCGGTGGCGGCGACAGGCCCCGGATCCCCAGCCCTGGCGCTCGGACGAACCGCCCGCCGGGTGGTTCTTCAGCAAGGCGCGACGCCGCAAGTGGCGCCGCGGTTGACCGTTCGGCGTGGCCGAGGGCCGGGCGACCGATATTCGGTGGCGGACAACCCGGCTGCCGGGCACAGTGGTTGATGTCCAGTCGCCGGATCGAGTCGGCGCCACGTTCTGGGAGAGGAGCCCGGCGATGCTGTCCTTCAGGCGCAGTACGCCGAGTTCCCTGTAGGGCAGCCCACGGCGGGCTCCGGAGTAGTTACCCCTCCGTCGAGTCCGCCCCCCCCAGTGGGGAGTTGCCCGGGGCGGCCGCTTCGAGCGCGCGAATCGCTTCGCGTGGGCCGCCCACCCGGAGGATTGGCCGAGTGGTAAGGCACCGGCTTGCTAAGCCGTGGTCGGGTTCTGCCCGCGCACGTTCGATCCGTGCATCCTCCGCCGTTCGCAGTCGCAGTCGCAGTCGCAGTCGCAGTCGCAGTCGCAGTCGCAGTCGCAGTCGCAGTCGCAGTGGCTCGGCCGGGTCGTCTGGCCGGGCGTACGTGCCGAGAGGCTCGCGAGGCAGTGGCGACGGGATGCCCGGAATCCGTGGCCCTCGTTCTCAGGGCAGCAGGCGTTCCAGTACCTCGGCGATGCCGTCGTCCTCGTTGGAAGACGTCACCTCGTCGGCGATGGCCTTGAGGTCGGGATGGGCGTTGGCCATGGCTACGCCGTGGGTGGCCCAGGTGAACATGGGGATGTCGTTGGGCATGTCGCCGAAGGCGATGGTGTCCGTGCGCTTCACGCCGAGGCGGCGGGCGGCGAGAGAGAGACCCGTGGCCTTGGTGAGGCCGAGGGGGAGGAGCTCGACGATGCCCTCACCGGCCATGGCGACCGTGACGAAGCCGCCGGCGGCCTGGCGGGAGGCCTCGGTGAGTTCGTCGGACGTCAGGGTGGGGTGCTGTATGTAGATCTTGTTCAGTGGGGCCGCCCAGAGGTCGGACACGTCCGTGAGCGGAGTGGTGGGGAGCGAGCCGTGCAGGGCGTACCCGGTACCGACCAGGATCTCGCCGTCCAGGCCCGCGCGGCTGGCGGCCAGGTGCAGGGGGCCGACCTCCGCCTCGATCTTGGCGAGGGCGACCGCGGCGAGTTGCCGGTCGAGGGTGACGGCCGTGAGCAGCCGGTGCTCTCCGGCGTCGTAGACCTGTGCGCCCTGGCCGCAGACGGCCAGTCCCCGGTAGCCGAGGTCGTCGAGGATGTGGCGGGTCCAGGGGACGGCCCGGCCGGTGACGACGATGTGGGCGGCGCCCGCCGCGGTGGCCGCGGCGAGCGCTTCACGGGTGCGCGGGGAGACCGAGTCGTCGGAACCGAGGAGCGTTCCGTCGAGGTCGGTCGCGATCAGCTTGTAGGGGAAGCCCGGGGGCCGCACGGACGGTTCGGAGACCCCGGACGCGCCGGGCGCCTCGGACATCGTGGTCTTGCCGGAGTCCGTGGAGCCCCCGGTGGCTGCCGCTTCGCTCACTTGGCTACCGGCTCCAGCACCTCGCGGCCGCCCAGGTACGGGCGGAGGACCTCGGGGACGCGGACCGAGCCGTCGGCCTGCTGGTGGTTCTCCAGGATCGCCACGATGGTGCGCGGGACGGCGCAGAGCGTGCCGTTGAGCGTGGCCAGCGGCTTGACCTGCTTGCCGTCACGGACGCGGATCTGCAGGCGGCGCGACTGGAACTCCGTGCAGTCGGACGTCGAGGTCAGCTCGCGGTACTTGCCCTGGGTCGGGATCCACGCCTCGCAGTCGAACTTGCGCGAGGCCGAGGAGCCGAGGTCGGCGGAGGCGACGTCGATGACGCGGAAGGGCAGTTCGAGCGACGTCAGCCACTGCTTCTCCCAGTCCAGCAGGCGCTGGTGCTCGGCCTGCGAGTCCTCCGGCGCGACGTACGAGAACATCTCGACCTTGTCGAACTGGTGGACGCGGAAGATGCCCCGGGTGTCCTTGCCGTGCGAACCGGCCTCGCGGCGGAAGCAGGGGGAGAAGCCCGCGTAACGCAGGGGGAGGCGGTCGGCGTCGATGATCTCGTCCATGTGGTACGCCGCCAGCGCGACCTCGGAGGTACCGACCAGATACAGGTCGTCCTTGTCGAGGTGGTAGACGTCCTGGGCGGCCTGGCCGAGGAAGCCGGTGCCGGCCATCGACTGCGGGCGGACCAGCGCCGGGGTGAGCATCGGGGTGAAGCCGGCCGCGGTGGCCTGGGCGATCGCCGCGTTGACCAGGGCCAGTTCGAGGAGGGCGCCGACGCCCGTCAGGAAGTAGAAGCGCGAGCCGGAGACCTTGGCGCCGCGCTCGGTGTCGATGGCGCCGAGGATCGTGCCGAGTTCCAGGTGGTCCTTCGGCTCGAAGCCCTCGGCCGTGAAGTCACGGATGTCGCCGTGCGTCTCCAGCGTGACGAAGTCCTCCTCGCCGCCGACGGGGACGTCGGGGTGGACGAGGTTGCCGAGCTGGAGGAGAAGCTCCTGGGTCTCGGTGTTGGCCGCGTCGCGCTCGGCGTCGGCGGCCTTGACGTCGGCCTTGAGCTGTTCCGCGCGCTTGAGCAGCTCGGCCTTCTCGTCGGCGGAGGCCTTGGGAATCAGCTTGCCGAGCGACCTCTGCTCGGCGCGGAGCTCGTCGAAGCGGACGCCGGACGACCTGCGCCGCTCGTCGGCGGACAGGAGGGAGTCGACGAGCGCGACGTCCTCTCCACGGGCGCGCTGGGACGCGCGCACACGGTCGGGGTCCTCACGGAGCAGGCGAAGGTCAATCACCCCACAAGGCTACCGGTGCGTGGTTCCGGCCCACGACTTGAATTCGCTGTACGCCCTTTATCTGGATCTTTGGCTGGAATGTCGATCACGTGGGCAGGGCCTGGCCGGTGCCGGTGAAAGTCAATGAACCGGGGCGCGACCCCCTGAAGGGGGCAGAGGTTCGGCGCCTGATTGACTCGACTTCCTTGTGCCGCAAGGGACTTGGGGATCGGTCGTCCACAGGAATCCACGGTGCCGCAGAGTTATCCACAGGCTGTGCGAAAGATCTGTGGACGCCGGGAAAGATCACTGGGGAAATCGGGCTCCGCCTTGAGGATTCCCGACCCAAACCACCTTCACGCCCACTTTCGAGTGGATTCGCGGGGGAATGGGTCGCTCTAAAGGATTGACGTGAGGAGACACATGGACGAAGGGTGACCCACGGGGTTGTGGACACAGAGGGCCCATGAAGGCGATTTGTCGACTGAGTGGGGCTGTGTTGTCGACTTGTCCCCAGGTCGAGAAGGCGCCCTGTGGATAACTTCTGTGGACAAATAAAATAGACAGGTAGCACCGGCGGTGGGCCGGATCAGAACCGGCCGTCCTGGCAGCGCGCCACCCAGTCCGCCGCGGCCACGAACTCGGCATCGGACGTGCCCGGCAGTGTGGGCCGTACCTTCGCGGTGGCGGCATCCGCACGCGGGTACGAACCGAGGAAGCGGACCTGGAGGCAGATCCGCTTGAGGCCCATCAGCGCCTCCGCCACCCGCCGGTCGGAGATGTGGCCCTCCGCATCGATGGCGAAGCAGTAGTTGCCGATGCCCTCGCCGGTCGGGCGGGACTGCAGGAGCATCAGGTTGACGCCACGGACGGCGAACTCGCCGAGCAGGTCGCGCAGCCCGCCGGGGTGGTCGTCGCGCTGCCAGATGACGACGGACGTCTTGTCGGAGCCGGTCGGGGCGGCGGGCCGCGCGGGGCGGCCGACCAGGACGAACCGGGTCTGGGCGTTCTCCGCGTCGTGGATCTCGGTCTCCAGGGCCTCCAGGCCGTAGCGGGAGGCCGCGAACTCGCCGGCGAAGGCGGCGTCGTAACGGCCCTCCTGGACGAGACGGGCGCCGTCGGCGTTCGAGGCGGCGGACTCCCAGACGACGTCGGGCGGGAGGTTGGCCTTCATCCAGTTGCGGACCTGCGGCTGGGCGGCCGGGTGGGCGGTGACCGTCTTGATGTCCGAGAGCTGGGTGCCCGGCCGGACCAGCAGCGCGAAGGTGATCGAGAGAAGGACCTCGCGGTAGATCATCAGCGGGGCTCCGGCGACCAGCTCGTCGAGCGTGGTCGTGATGCCGCCCTCCACGGAGTTCTCGATCGGGACGAACGCGGCCTCGGCCTCGCCGTTGCGGACGGCGTCGAGTGCGGCGGGCACGGAGACCATCGGGACGAGCTCGCGGGTCGCGGACTCCGGCAGCGTGCGCAGGGCGACCTCGGTGAAGGTGCCCTCGGGGCCGAGGTACACGTAGCTGGCTGGCATGGACTCACCCTAATGGGCCTCGGTCCAGCAGTACGACCCTCGGCCCGGCAGCGGGGTCGTCAGCCCTCCAGCAAGCCCTGCCCCACGTACTCCCCCTCCGCCGCGCCTCCCGGCACCGCGAAGAGGCCGCTCGACTCGTGGCGGATGAACTTCGACAGCGCGTCGCCGCGGTCGAGTTTGCGTTGGACGGTGACAAAGCCCCGCAGGGGGTCGGCCTGCCAGCAGACGAAGAGGAGACCGGCGTCGGGGACGCCCTTCGCGTCGATGCCGTCGTGGAAGGAGAACGGGCGGCGCAGCATG
The DNA window shown above is from Streptomyces akebiae and carries:
- a CDS encoding RNA 2'-phosphotransferase — translated: MNERRTVRVSKYLSKHLRHQPERIGLTLDEGGWVRIDTLMEAAAAHGFPFTRAELDHVVEANDKRRFAVEGDRIRANQGHTVEVDLGLPPATPPPYLYHGTVAAYLGAIRAEGLRAMNRHDVHLSPDRETATRVGARRGRPVVLSVDAGAMHRDGHVFRVSDNGVWLTETVPPRYLRFPESH
- a CDS encoding MerR family transcriptional regulator, whose translation is MSRRDERSEQDDVAAGAVYRIDDLAHRSGTTVRTIRAYQDRGLLPSPDRRGRANVYSDAHLTRLRQIADLLDRGYTLASIKELLDAWDTGRGLGGILGLAAEVEGPWTDEKAVRISRAELAERFGGAPDETAVADAVDLGVLVPVPDEENLFLVPSPQELAVAAELHAAGVPLSAIGDHLRELRGQVEHIATRFLEFTTEHVFAHAIGKHQPPTEADAVETAALVRRLKPLAQQTVDAELARAMRLFATRQLRRHLDFDAPAEREEEPRSVLIQASTIRAVERLVGPEQVSAFVTAAAEREVQSRTLDTLTANMRENG
- a CDS encoding SDR family oxidoreductase, with the protein product MTDAGTLEGARVRRVRTDGIELSVAELGDTERPTVLLVHGYPDSKEVWSEVAVRLAERFHVVLYDVRGHGGSTAPEPLRGGFTLEKLTDDFLAVVDAVSPNRPVHLVGHDWGSVQGWEFATVERTEGRIASFTSMSGPSLDHLGHWIKRRVRRPTPRRIGQLLGQGARSWYVYVLHTPVLPEIAWRGPLGKWWPGLVRRAERLPRGDYPGASLPTDAAHGAWLYRDNLRTRLTDPRDDAYAHAPVQLITPLGDQFLSERLYDDLESWAPQLTRRTLPDKHWIPRTRPDQLAAWITEFVTATEQGHRAPMAAGKHTDRFGGQLVLVTGAAGGIGRATALAFAEAGARVVAVDVDAEGAARTAESSRRAGAPEAWAETVDVSDEQAMEKLAERVATEYGVIDVLVNNAGIGLSGAFLDTTFEDWRKVLDVNLWGVIHGCRLFGRQMAERGQGGHIVNIASAAAYLPSRSLPAYSTSKAAVLMLSECLRAELAGRKIGVSAICPGIVNTGITSTARFAGVDAEEEKRRQRRTAKLYGLRNYPPEKVAEAVLRAVVRDQAVVPVTPEARGGRLMSRFAPRALRALARLEPPL
- a CDS encoding ABC transporter ATP-binding protein; translation: MIATESLSKRFPRVTALDRLSVDIGPGVTGLVGANGAGKSTLIKILLGLSPASEGRAEVLGLDVATKGGAIRERVGYMPEHDCLPPDVSATEFVVHMARMSGLPPTAARERTADTLRHVGLYEERYRPIGGYSTGMKQRVKLAQALVHDPQLVFLDEPTNGLDPVGRDEMLGLIRRIHTDFGISVLVTSHLLGELERTCDHVVVVDGGKLLRSSSTRDFTQSTATLAIEVTDSDEHPDGTGALRQALHARGVTVSDGSGLPGAGHILLLTAEGEETYDLIRDVVADLGLGLVRMEQRRHQIAEVFQDNDEQSGTRSAQDAGKEAVGHGG
- a CDS encoding ABC transporter permease subunit, coding for MAVEQHGAQAPSLGGGQPARTGEQSRIHNIGYRSYDGPRLGRAYARRSLYSQSLRGAYGLGRSAKSKVLPMLLFAVMCVPAAIMVAVAVATQANDLPVKYTDYAVIMQAVIGLYVASQAPQSVSRDLRFKTVPLYFSRPIETADYVRAKFAALTSALFILTAVPLLVLYVGALLAKLDFTDQTKGLAQGLVSVALLSLLFAGIGLVISAVTPRRGFGIAAVIAVLTISYGAVSVVQAIATEQNSSDAVPWLGFFSPITLIDGVQTAFLGATSAFPGGHGPSGGQGALYVLVVLGLIAGSYGLLMRRYRKVGL
- a CDS encoding ABC transporter ATP-binding protein → MTTLNIDHVSRWFGNVVAVNDVTMTIGPGVTGLLGPNGAGKSTLINMMGGFLAPSTGSVTLDGTPVWRNEQIYKHIGIVPEREAMYDFLTGREFVVANAELHGLGATAAQRALATVEMEYAQDRKISTYSKGMRQRVKMASALVHEPSLLLLDEPFNGMDPRQRMQLMDLLRRMGDEGRTVLFSSHILEEVEQLAAHIEVIVAGRHAASGDFRRIRRLMTDRPHRYLVRSSDDRALAAALIADPSTAGIEVDPTEGALRIQAVDFGRFTTLLPRVARDHGIRLLTVSPSDESLESVFSYLVAA
- a CDS encoding ABC transporter permease, producing the protein MYDPTVARLTYRALLGRRRALILSALPALLIVLSVAVRALSGADDQVAADLLGGFALATMVPIIGVIAGTGAIGPEIDDGSVVYLLAKPVKRPTIIVTKLIVAIAVTMAFSAVPTLIAGLILNGNGQQIAVAYTVAALVASIAYAAMFLLLGTVTRHAVVFGLVYALVWETLFGSLVDGARTLSVQQWALAVAQKVTDGGLVTSDVGLPTAVVLLTVVTAGATWYAGQKLRTLKLAGEE
- a CDS encoding SGM_3592 family protein — encoded protein: MTAESEGSSDGGETRDAGEDVWDDLVLDEDFIRSADTAEPSARARMLAARWRRQAPDPQPWRSDEPPAGWFFSKARRRKWRRG
- a CDS encoding HAD family hydrolase; translated protein: MSEAPGASGVSEPSVRPPGFPYKLIATDLDGTLLGSDDSVSPRTREALAAATAAGAAHIVVTGRAVPWTRHILDDLGYRGLAVCGQGAQVYDAGEHRLLTAVTLDRQLAAVALAKIEAEVGPLHLAASRAGLDGEILVGTGYALHGSLPTTPLTDVSDLWAAPLNKIYIQHPTLTSDELTEASRQAAGGFVTVAMAGEGIVELLPLGLTKATGLSLAARRLGVKRTDTIAFGDMPNDIPMFTWATHGVAMANAHPDLKAIADEVTSSNEDDGIAEVLERLLP
- the serS gene encoding serine--tRNA ligase; this encodes MIDLRLLREDPDRVRASQRARGEDVALVDSLLSADERRRSSGVRFDELRAEQRSLGKLIPKASADEKAELLKRAEQLKADVKAADAERDAANTETQELLLQLGNLVHPDVPVGGEEDFVTLETHGDIRDFTAEGFEPKDHLELGTILGAIDTERGAKVSGSRFYFLTGVGALLELALVNAAIAQATAAGFTPMLTPALVRPQSMAGTGFLGQAAQDVYHLDKDDLYLVGTSEVALAAYHMDEIIDADRLPLRYAGFSPCFRREAGSHGKDTRGIFRVHQFDKVEMFSYVAPEDSQAEHQRLLDWEKQWLTSLELPFRVIDVASADLGSSASRKFDCEAWIPTQGKYRELTSTSDCTEFQSRRLQIRVRDGKQVKPLATLNGTLCAVPRTIVAILENHQQADGSVRVPEVLRPYLGGREVLEPVAK